One stretch of Candidatus Methylacidithermus pantelleriae DNA includes these proteins:
- a CDS encoding globin family protein: MTEDRKALVRQSWEWIEPNAQAAGELFYSVLFEMAPSVRPMFKTAISEQANKLMQAIGFVVKGMDRWDTVVPVLQDLGRRHVQYGVMPEHYDIVGEALLRTLEKGLGERFTPPVREAWTNAYQLVAGVMKEAAYPTS; the protein is encoded by the coding sequence GAAAGCGTTGGTTCGTCAAAGCTGGGAATGGATAGAACCAAATGCCCAGGCTGCTGGGGAACTCTTTTACTCAGTGCTTTTTGAGATGGCTCCATCGGTACGACCGATGTTCAAAACGGCCATTTCGGAGCAAGCCAATAAACTCATGCAAGCCATTGGGTTTGTGGTCAAAGGGATGGATCGATGGGACACGGTGGTTCCGGTATTGCAAGACCTGGGTCGAAGGCACGTTCAGTATGGGGTAATGCCTGAGCATTATGACATTGTGGGAGAGGCACTCTTGCGAACCTTGGAAAAAGGTTTGGGGGAAAGGTTTACTCCGCCGGTCCGGGAAGCTTGGACGAATGCATATCAGTTAGTTGCCGGAGTTATGAAGGAAGCGGCTTACCCAACGAGCTAG